The Flaviramulus sp. BrNp1-15 genome includes the window AAATATACATGCCTATAAGTTTTTTGCAAATAACAGGAGTTCTTCTCCATCTTCAAAGGGTTTTATTCTTTTTTCAAAATTAAACCCTAATTTTTCTAATAACTTAATTGAATTTTTATTTTCTGGGGTGGTTATTGCAGCTAGTCTTTTTAAATTGAATTGATTTTTAGCAAGTTTCATGATTTCAACTGAGGCTTCAAAACCATATCCTTTTCCTTCATATTCTGGCAAAAAAGCAAAGCCTATATCAACATCATCTAACTCTTCTCGTTTTATGAGTCCGCAAGTGCCAATGGATTTATTATTTTCTTCTTTTAATAAAAGTTTATAAAACCCAAAACCAAACTCTTTATAATTTTTTAAATGCCCTTTTGTTATGCGTTCTTCAGCATCTTTAATGGTTTTTGTGTTTCTATCTCCAATATATTTTATCCAATTTGGAGAATTCACTAATTCTAAAAAGAACGGTGCATCTGTAATTGAAAATTTAAAAATTTTAAGGCGCTTGGTTTCAGCAACAATCATAGTATTAATTTATTGCATCTCCACGTAATGCTCTAAAACGTTTTCTAGCTTCTACAAAATAAATGCTATCGGCATGATTAAAAATAATTTGCTCGTATAACTCTTTAGCTTTTTCTGGCATGTTTAATTGTTTCTCATAAATTTCTGCCAGATTAAAATAGGCATCATCAATTAAAATACCGTCTCTATAATTTGCAATAATTGTTTCGTAGTTAGCTTGTGCTTTTTCAAATTCGTTTTTCTGACCAAATAATTGGGCTTGCTTGTATAACGCTTGTGCAACAATAGGCTCTGTTTTGTGGTCTTTTAAAATTTTATAAAGAAGTTTAATAGCTTCATCCTTTCTATTTTGAAAAGCTAACAAGTCTGCTTTTGCATAAAGTTTTAGCGCCGTTTGAAGGGAATCTTCGTATTTATTATCTGAAATAAGAAGTTTTAAATCCAAGGCATCGTTAGCTATTAACTGCGATGTAGAAGCTTTTAAAATTTTAAGTTGTGATTCTGCCCACTTAAAATCTCCTTTATAATAACTTGCTTTAGCTACTTTATACCTTGCTTCCTGCGAAATTGTACTGTTCTTTAAATTACGTTGAATTTGAGTATAATAAATTAAAGCTTTATTGAATTTTTCCTGTAACACTAAAATATCGCCAAGTTCTAGCTTCACTTTTGCCTTTTCTAATTCTGATAAAGGTAGTTGTAAAGCATCCTCTAAAAACTTAGTGGCTTGTTCTGTTTCATTTAAATAAAATGCTAAAAAATGTGCATAGGAAATTTGTAAATTTAATGTTTGCGAATAGGTTCCATACTCTTCAATAAGCTCTAAATATTTGTTTTTAATACTCTGGTAATTATCTATTGAGCTTCCTTGAATTTCTAATTGCAATAAATTGTAATGAGCCTCTAATTTAGTGTCTGCATACTGAGCAGTTTCAATAATGTAATTATATATTTCTTTGGCAATTTCATTTTCGTTTTCGTTAGATGCAATTAACGCTAGTTCTTCTATTCTACTTAAACTTTCTGGATTTCTATTAAAAATTGCTTTTTCCTGTATGAATGATTTTCTAAAATCTTTTTGCTGAATAAATAACCAACTTAACAACTCGTTCCATAACAAATTTGGTTCTTGCTGTATTTTTTTTAGCAGAATTTTTCTGAATAAAATGTTATTTTCATTAGTGCTGTCTTCGCTAATAAAATCGTTTATAGCTCGTTTAATATTTGACAAACTTACCCTATTAGTTTCAGCAAAATCTACATAACTGTTTAGCATTTTTTCTATATCGCCCTGCTCTCCATAAATTTGAGCCAACTGTAAGTTAAAATTATAATCTGGGTTTAAAACCATGCCTTTTTCATAGGCAATTATGGCTCTATCTAAAATGGAGTGGTTTTGAAAACTACGTGCTACTGCAAATACATTGCTTGGTTTTACATCAATACTTTCAATGGCTTTTTGATAATAAATTTCTGCGTTTTCTAAATCGTTTTTAAGTTGATGGTTATATCCTAATTCAACTATAAATGCAGGGTAATTTATACGTTCCATCAATTTTAATAAAAAAGCTTCAGCTTTATCATATTGTTCTAATTGTTGATGCGCACTGACTATTTGATTGATATAGGTGATATTAGATGGTGACTTTGTATGAAGTTTTTCGTACTCATTTAAAGCCTTCTCAAAATCGCCATTTTTAAAATATTCTTTGGCAACAATATCATTTTGCGAAAAAGCGATTGCTGATATAAAAAAACATAAAATAAAGCGTATTCTCATATTGTAAATATAACAAATGTGTGTTCTAGATATTAGCGTGTTTTGATATTTTTATGAATTTAATATTCATTATATTTCTTAAGAGATTCTGATATTCATCAGGATTAGCTCAACTAACTAATATGTATTGGTCAGAAAAGATTTCACAAATTAGAGTTTCACTAAAAAAAATGCCCGAAATAAAATTCGGGCACTTAACCAACCAAAAATAAATTTTCTATTAACTACTGTTAATTAAATACTCGATTGGGGACAGTCTTAAATTTCTGCATAAACAGAAATGACTATTTTCAAAAAAATCTTTTTACAATTGCATCAAGAGATTTGCTTTGAATAAAACCCCTATTTACTCACAATGGCTGTTTCTTTATCTTCAGATTTAAATATCTCAAAATCTGAGGATAAAACTTTGCTTGCGAAAAAAATTAGAGCGATTAATAGCACTAGGCGTTTAAAATTTTTCATGATTAGTAGGTTAAATAGATTTGGGATAGCTAACTTGATGAATAAATTTTAAAACTCAAAGAAAATGACAATAAAATCGTTAAACAGCGGTTTTATTTTACATTTTATCGAACAAAATAACAATATCTTACAATTTTTGTAAGATTTTGTATACATATATTGTTTTTTAATCTATTATTTTAAAACCTGTATATGGTTGAAGAACATCTGGAATTACTATACCTTTTTCGGTTTGGTAATTTTCTATAATACCCGCCAGTACTCTAGGTAATGCTAAAGAACTTCCATTTAAGGTATGTGCCAACTCGTTTTTCCCTTCACTATTTTTAAATCGAAGCTTTAATCGATTTGCTTGAAAGGTTTCAAAATTTGAAATAGATGAAATTTCTAACCATTTATCTTGTGCTGTAGAAAACACTTCAAAATCGTATGTTAATGCAGATGCAAAAGAGGTGTCTCCACCACATAAACGTAATATTCTGTAAGGTAATTTTAATTCTTTAAGAATGCTTTTTACATGTTCTACCATACCATCTAAAGCGTTGTATGAGTTACTAGGGTGTTCTACTCTAATAATTTCTACTTTATCAAATTGGTGCAGCCTATTTAAACCTCTTACATGAGCTCCGTAACTTCCTGCCTCACGACGAAAACATGGTGTATAGCCAGTTATACCAATTGGTAAATCACTTTCATTATGCAACGTATCTCTAAAAATATTTGTTCCTGGCACCTCCGCAGTTGGTATTAAATACAAATCATCTTCACCTACATAATACATTTGTCCTTCTTTATCTGGTAATTGACCTGTACCTGTTGCAGAATCTGAATTCACCAAATGTGGCAATTGATATTCAGTATAGCCAGCAGCTGTATTTTTATCTAAAAAATAAGTAATTAAAGCTCGTTGTAACCTAGCGCCTTTGCCTTTATAAACTGGAAACCCTGAACCTGTAATTTTAGCTCCTAATTCAAAATCAATAATATCATATTTTTTAGCTAATTCCCAATGTGGAAGCGCATTTTCATGTAAAACAGGTTTATTGCTTTCATCAATAAACACTTCTTCATTATCCTCTTCAGATTTACCGGGTTTTACTAAGTCGTGAGGAACATTTGGAAGCTCAATTAAAACATTATACAATTTAACATCGCAAGCATCTAGTTCATCTGCTAATTTTTTTGAAACTTCTTTTAATTGACTCGTTTTGTCTTTTAAAACATTTGCCTTTTCTGCCTCACCAGATTTATACAAATTCCCAATTTCTTTAGATAATTTGTTAGACTCTGCTAAAGTGTTATCTAATTCTGTTTGAAGGCGTCTTCTTTCCTCATCAAAAGCAATAACATCGTTTATCATTTTTGTAGCATCAATATTTCGCTTTTCTAAACGTTGAATTACTAATTCTTTGTTTTCTCTAATAAAGGGAACTTGTAACATGGTATTAAAATTTAAGGGACAAATTTAATGAATTAGACACATAATCACTCTTGTTTTGAAGGTAAAATCCAAGGGCTATGTTTTAAGGCTTGCCACTCTACACTTGCCAAATCTATTTCTGGCTTTATTAAGGGTTTATATGGCTTACCATTAATGCTTACTTTACAATCTACAAATACTGCTACATCTTGTCCTTCTTCACTAAATTTTTGCTTTAGTTTTTGTGCAAATTGCCAAATAATATCTGGTTTTGTGCTAGCTGTTCTTTTTTGTTTTTCAGACAGATAATCATCTAACTTAACAACAGTACTTTTGCCTGTGGTTTTATTATTAACCCGATATGTAGCATAACCACTTTTAGCTCTTAGCATCATGCGCCATGAAAGCCTGTGACCTTCTTCTGTCCAAAGCACATTATCTTCAAAAAAATGATGTCTTAAAGGCAAACCTATTTGAATTAAAAAATAAATTGAAAAAACAATAAATAAAGGTGTTTTTAACTTTGGAATAATAACTTCTTCATCAACATACAAAGGCTTCCTTTTTAAAAACAGTTTATTAATAGTTTTGGATTCAAAAAAGAACAATGCAAATGCTAATGACAAATACGGAAATATGCCTATTTGAAGTACAAACGAATTAAACAAATGAAAAAAAACAGAAACTATAAAGGCATATTTTCGAGTGGGTTTATAAAGGAGTAAAGGCACTATTAAACCGTCAAACAAAATACCTCCATAAACTAAAATATAATGCACCCATTTTTGTTGAAGCAAGTTCCCAACTAAAACATAGTCTTTTTTACTCTTCATTAATAATTCCACAAATGTAGTATCTAACCAATCTGGGTAAAACTTAGCTATTGATGCGTAGGTATAAACTATAAAAAGTTGTAAAACAATAACCCATTTACACCACTGCGGCATAGAAAAACTCTTAATTTCTGGATTGAGTTTTACATCTATTGATGCATATTTGTGAGCGGGAAGAATTACCATTATACTACTTATAAGAATTAATAAATAGTAATGATTATTATACGATGATTTTTGCATGAGGTAAGTGGCTGTCCACATTAACGTAAAGCTAATGATGCTTAATCTATATTTATAGCCAACCATAATAAGTAGTCCAAAAACTCCCATTAAAACATAATAATAATACATGCCATGACCTGGCAGTGGTTGCAACCATTCAAAACCTATAAAAGAAAATGTAAATTCTGGTTCAACTAGAGTTCGTTTTACCCAACCTGTAAAAATGGCGCCTACAGATTCTAAAAAACAAAGTGCACCAAAAATGATTCTAAATACTATTAATGCAGAATTATCAATATGTTTGAACAACCATTTGCTAAGCATGTTGATTTGCAATATAATCCATTGCGATTTGTTTATCTTTTGCTAATTGAAATTTTAGAGCTTCAACCGATTCGAATTTGCTTTCATCACGAATTCGATGCAATAATTCTATCTGAATTTCTTTACCATAAATATCGGTATCAAAATTAAAAAAATGAACCTCTATGGTTTGTGTACTACCATTTACTGTAGGATTTACACCAATATTCATCATTCCGTAAACAACTTTATCATCAATTAAAGCCTTTACAATATAAGCGCCTTGTTTTGGTATAATTTTATAATCTTCTCTTATATGAATATTAGCGGTAGGGTATTGTATTTTTTTACCTAAGCCTTTACCCTTAACAACAGTTCCGTTAAGCATAAAATTATAGCCTAAAAACTTATTAGCTTTAGTAATATTACCTTCTAATAAAGCTTTTCTAATTTTTGTTGAACTTACAGAAACATCATTTATGTCTTGAGCCGAAATTTCTTCAACTTCAAAACCATAGGTTTCTCCAAAGACTTTTAAATCGTTAATATCTGCTTTTCTGTTTCTACCAAATCTGTGATCGTAACCAATAATTACTTTTTTTGCATTTAATTTTTCAACTAAAATTTGCTTTACAAAATCTTCTGCAGAAAGCCTGGAGAATTCTCTAGTAAACTCTTTAATGAGTAAGTAATCTAATCCTAAAGCGTCTAAAATTGCATAACGTTCATCAATAGTATTGATTAACTTAATATTGGAGTCTTTTTGCAACACCATACGCGGATGGGGAAAGAAAGTTAGTATTACAGATTTTAAGCCTTCTAATTTTCCTGTATTAATTAAACGCTTAATTATTTTTTGATGTCCAAAATGTACACCATCAAAAGTACCAATGGTAACAACTGTTGGCTCGTTAGACTTGTAAGTTTCAATATTTTTTGCTTTGCTCATTTAATATTCAAAATTGTATAAATGACTTAAAAAAGTTAGATTTGTTAAGTTTAGCATAACAAAATAGCTTCAAAATCTTCTTTATGAAAACAAAACTACATTATGTTTTATCAATTGCAATGCTTTTGTCTGTATTTTCAGTTAAAGCACAAATTTCTTCATTTAAAGAAGTTAAGACAATTAAAAATTCTAAAGACCTATCCAAATTTAACCTAGACAAAAGTAAAGTTCATTTCTTTGAATTAGATAGGAATCTATTTAAAAAAAACACTTTAACTGCTACTTTAAGAGGTTCTCAAAAGAAAAAAAAGAATACTGTTATAACAATTCCGGGAATTAATGGTACAATGGAATCTTTTAACATTTACGAAGCACCTGTTTTTTCTCATACATTAGCTTTAAAATATCCCAATATCAAATCTTATGTTGGTTATTCAACAAATAAAAATGGTGCTAAATTACGAATGAGTATCTCACCTCAAGGAGTGCATACCATGATTACTTTTTTAGATAAATCAACTGTTTTTATGCAGCCTACAAAAAAAGGTTCTAATCAATATGTGGTTTATGATAGAGGAATGAAAGTAAATTCTTTATCTACATTTAAATGTGGAACCATTGAAAGTATTAATCAATTATTTAACAAAACAAATACATCATCAAAAATTGATGAGGGTGGCGCTAATAATAAAACCTTACAAAAATTTAGAATAGCTATTTCCACAACTTCAGAATACACAGCATACCACGATGATGGGATTTCAGGAAATGGTGACGCAATTAGTGATGCACTTTCTGCTATTAATGTAACTCTTTCTAGAGTAAATGAGGTTTTTGAAACTGATATGGCAGTTACTTTTGAGTTAGTAGATGCCACTC containing:
- a CDS encoding HTTM domain-containing protein, which encodes MLSKWLFKHIDNSALIVFRIIFGALCFLESVGAIFTGWVKRTLVEPEFTFSFIGFEWLQPLPGHGMYYYYVLMGVFGLLIMVGYKYRLSIISFTLMWTATYLMQKSSYNNHYYLLILISSIMVILPAHKYASIDVKLNPEIKSFSMPQWCKWVIVLQLFIVYTYASIAKFYPDWLDTTFVELLMKSKKDYVLVGNLLQQKWVHYILVYGGILFDGLIVPLLLYKPTRKYAFIVSVFFHLFNSFVLQIGIFPYLSLAFALFFFESKTINKLFLKRKPLYVDEEVIIPKLKTPLFIVFSIYFLIQIGLPLRHHFFEDNVLWTEEGHRLSWRMMLRAKSGYATYRVNNKTTGKSTVVKLDDYLSEKQKRTASTKPDIIWQFAQKLKQKFSEEGQDVAVFVDCKVSINGKPYKPLIKPEIDLASVEWQALKHSPWILPSKQE
- a CDS encoding bifunctional riboflavin kinase/FAD synthetase, whose amino-acid sequence is MSKAKNIETYKSNEPTVVTIGTFDGVHFGHQKIIKRLINTGKLEGLKSVILTFFPHPRMVLQKDSNIKLINTIDERYAILDALGLDYLLIKEFTREFSRLSAEDFVKQILVEKLNAKKVIIGYDHRFGRNRKADINDLKVFGETYGFEVEEISAQDINDVSVSSTKIRKALLEGNITKANKFLGYNFMLNGTVVKGKGLGKKIQYPTANIHIREDYKIIPKQGAYIVKALIDDKVVYGMMNIGVNPTVNGSTQTIEVHFFNFDTDIYGKEIQIELLHRIRDESKFESVEALKFQLAKDKQIAMDYIANQHA
- the serS gene encoding serine--tRNA ligase, producing the protein MLQVPFIRENKELVIQRLEKRNIDATKMINDVIAFDEERRRLQTELDNTLAESNKLSKEIGNLYKSGEAEKANVLKDKTSQLKEVSKKLADELDACDVKLYNVLIELPNVPHDLVKPGKSEEDNEEVFIDESNKPVLHENALPHWELAKKYDIIDFELGAKITGSGFPVYKGKGARLQRALITYFLDKNTAAGYTEYQLPHLVNSDSATGTGQLPDKEGQMYYVGEDDLYLIPTAEVPGTNIFRDTLHNESDLPIGITGYTPCFRREAGSYGAHVRGLNRLHQFDKVEIIRVEHPSNSYNALDGMVEHVKSILKELKLPYRILRLCGGDTSFASALTYDFEVFSTAQDKWLEISSISNFETFQANRLKLRFKNSEGKNELAHTLNGSSLALPRVLAGIIENYQTEKGIVIPDVLQPYTGFKIID
- a CDS encoding tetratricopeptide repeat protein, which encodes MRIRFILCFFISAIAFSQNDIVAKEYFKNGDFEKALNEYEKLHTKSPSNITYINQIVSAHQQLEQYDKAEAFLLKLMERINYPAFIVELGYNHQLKNDLENAEIYYQKAIESIDVKPSNVFAVARSFQNHSILDRAIIAYEKGMVLNPDYNFNLQLAQIYGEQGDIEKMLNSYVDFAETNRVSLSNIKRAINDFISEDSTNENNILFRKILLKKIQQEPNLLWNELLSWLFIQQKDFRKSFIQEKAIFNRNPESLSRIEELALIASNENENEIAKEIYNYIIETAQYADTKLEAHYNLLQLEIQGSSIDNYQSIKNKYLELIEEYGTYSQTLNLQISYAHFLAFYLNETEQATKFLEDALQLPLSELEKAKVKLELGDILVLQEKFNKALIYYTQIQRNLKNSTISQEARYKVAKASYYKGDFKWAESQLKILKASTSQLIANDALDLKLLISDNKYEDSLQTALKLYAKADLLAFQNRKDEAIKLLYKILKDHKTEPIVAQALYKQAQLFGQKNEFEKAQANYETIIANYRDGILIDDAYFNLAEIYEKQLNMPEKAKELYEQIIFNHADSIYFVEARKRFRALRGDAIN
- a CDS encoding GNAT family N-acetyltransferase, with amino-acid sequence MIVAETKRLKIFKFSITDAPFFLELVNSPNWIKYIGDRNTKTIKDAEERITKGHLKNYKEFGFGFYKLLLKEENNKSIGTCGLIKREELDDVDIGFAFLPEYEGKGYGFEASVEIMKLAKNQFNLKRLAAITTPENKNSIKLLEKLGFNFEKRIKPFEDGEELLLFAKNL